From the genome of Actinacidiphila yeochonensis CN732, one region includes:
- a CDS encoding formimidoylglutamate deiminase, whose translation MPVTYWLEHAWLDPAVESGVLLTAADGRVTEVRAGVPAPPPGAEVLRGLTLPGLANAHSHAFHRALRGTAQTGGGTFWTWREAMYGAAHRLDPDSYYALARAVYAEMALAGITCVGEFHYLHHQAGGRPYDDPNAMGKALIAAAEAAGVRITLLDTAYLRGGLDHVGHRPLEGVQRRFGDGTADAWYDRWSQLRDSGNARIGAAVHSVRAFAEEDGYAAFAERTREVPLHVHLSEQPAENAACLAVHGRTPARLLADHGFWGPRATAVHATHLTAEDIDLLGGYGATVCMCPTTERDLADGIGPAPALHRAGSPISLGSDSHAVIDLFEEARAMELDERLRSGARGHWTAAQLLRAATENGHASLGWPDAGRLEPGALADLTTVALDTVRTAGPPPRLGAETAVFAATAADVRHTVVGGRTVVRDGRHLLVEDVPAALAAAVAAAGSPA comes from the coding sequence GTGCCGGTGACGTACTGGCTGGAGCATGCCTGGCTCGATCCCGCGGTCGAGTCCGGGGTGCTGCTCACCGCCGCCGACGGCCGCGTCACCGAGGTGCGCGCCGGCGTCCCCGCGCCGCCGCCCGGCGCCGAGGTCCTGCGCGGGCTGACCCTGCCCGGCCTGGCCAACGCGCACAGCCACGCCTTCCACCGGGCCCTGCGCGGCACCGCCCAGACCGGCGGCGGCACCTTCTGGACCTGGCGCGAGGCGATGTACGGCGCCGCCCACCGCCTCGACCCGGACAGCTACTACGCCCTGGCCCGCGCGGTCTACGCCGAGATGGCGCTGGCCGGGATCACCTGTGTCGGCGAGTTCCACTACCTGCACCACCAGGCCGGCGGCCGCCCCTACGACGACCCCAACGCCATGGGGAAGGCACTGATCGCCGCGGCGGAGGCCGCCGGGGTGCGGATCACCCTGCTGGACACCGCCTACCTGCGCGGCGGCCTGGACCACGTCGGCCACCGCCCGCTGGAGGGCGTCCAGCGGCGCTTCGGCGACGGCACCGCGGACGCCTGGTACGACCGCTGGTCGCAGCTCCGGGACAGCGGCAACGCCAGGATCGGCGCCGCCGTGCACTCCGTACGGGCCTTCGCCGAGGAGGACGGGTACGCCGCCTTCGCCGAACGCACCCGGGAGGTGCCGCTCCACGTCCACCTCTCCGAGCAGCCCGCGGAGAACGCCGCCTGCCTCGCCGTCCACGGCCGTACCCCCGCCCGGCTGCTGGCCGACCACGGATTCTGGGGGCCGCGCGCCACCGCCGTGCACGCCACCCACCTCACCGCGGAGGACATCGACCTCCTGGGCGGGTACGGCGCCACCGTCTGCATGTGCCCCACCACGGAACGGGACCTGGCCGACGGCATCGGCCCGGCCCCCGCCCTGCACCGGGCCGGCAGCCCGATCAGCCTCGGCAGCGACAGCCACGCGGTCATCGACCTCTTCGAGGAGGCCCGCGCCATGGAGCTCGACGAACGGCTGCGCAGCGGCGCCCGCGGCCACTGGACCGCCGCCCAGCTGCTGCGGGCCGCCACCGAGAACGGCCACGCGAGCCTGGGCTGGCCGGACGCCGGACGCCTGGAGCCCGGCGCGCTCGCCGACCTCACCACCGTCGCGCTCGACACGGTGCGCACCGCCGGGCCGCCGCCCCGGCTGGGCGCCGAGACCGCGGTCTTCGCGGCCACCGCCGCGGACGTCCGGCACACCGTGGTCGGCGGCCGGACGGTGGTGCGTGACGGGCGGCACCTGCTGGTCGAGGACGTGCCCGCGGCCCTGGCGGCGGCGGTGGCCGCCGCCGGCTCCCCGGCCTGA
- a CDS encoding cystathionine beta-synthase: MQYHDSMISLVGNTPLVRLNSVTEGITATVLAKVEYFNPGGSVKDRIALRMIEAAEKSGELRPGGTIVEPTSGNTGVGLALVAQRKGYRCVFVCPDKVSTDKINVLRAYGAEVVVCPTAVDPEHPDSYYNVSDRLVRETPGAWKPDQYSNPHNPLSHYHSTGPELWRQTEGRITHFVAGVGTGGTISGTGRYLKDASEGRVRVVGADPEGSVYSGGSGRPYLVEGVGEDFWPTAYDRDVADEIVAVSDKDSFQMTRRLAREEGLLVGGSCGMAVVAALRVAERLGPQDVVVVLLPDSGRGYLSKIFSDEWMGSHGFLDEGEGEPRVADVLAQRGGGLPNLVHMHPEETVGQAIEVLREYGVSQMPVVKPGAGHPDVMAAEVIGSVVERDLLDALFSGRATLEDPLERHLCPPLPQVGSGERIGDLMAVLEGADAAVVLVEGKPTNVVSRQDLLGFLAGGS; this comes from the coding sequence GTGCAGTATCACGACTCGATGATCAGCCTCGTCGGCAACACTCCGCTGGTGAGGCTCAACAGCGTGACCGAGGGCATCACCGCGACCGTTCTCGCGAAGGTCGAGTACTTCAACCCCGGCGGGTCGGTGAAGGACCGTATCGCCCTGCGGATGATCGAAGCCGCCGAGAAGAGCGGGGAGCTGCGGCCCGGCGGCACGATCGTCGAGCCCACCTCCGGGAACACCGGGGTCGGACTGGCGCTGGTCGCCCAGCGCAAGGGCTACCGCTGCGTGTTCGTCTGCCCGGACAAGGTGTCCACGGACAAGATCAACGTGCTGCGCGCGTACGGCGCCGAGGTCGTGGTCTGCCCGACCGCGGTGGACCCCGAGCACCCCGACTCCTACTACAACGTCTCCGACCGCCTGGTGCGGGAGACCCCCGGTGCCTGGAAGCCCGACCAGTACAGCAACCCCCACAACCCGCTGTCCCACTACCACTCCACCGGCCCGGAGCTGTGGCGGCAGACCGAAGGCCGGATCACCCACTTCGTGGCCGGCGTCGGCACCGGCGGCACCATCTCGGGCACCGGCCGCTACCTCAAGGACGCCTCCGAGGGCAGGGTGCGGGTGGTCGGGGCGGACCCCGAGGGCTCCGTCTACAGCGGCGGCTCGGGCCGGCCGTACCTCGTGGAAGGGGTGGGCGAGGACTTCTGGCCCACCGCGTACGACCGCGACGTCGCCGACGAGATCGTCGCCGTCTCGGACAAGGACTCCTTCCAGATGACGCGTCGGCTGGCCCGCGAGGAGGGGCTGCTGGTCGGCGGCTCCTGCGGCATGGCGGTGGTCGCCGCGCTGCGGGTCGCGGAGCGGCTCGGCCCGCAGGACGTGGTGGTGGTCCTGCTGCCGGACAGCGGGCGCGGCTACCTGTCGAAGATCTTCAGCGACGAGTGGATGGGCTCCCACGGCTTCCTCGACGAGGGCGAGGGCGAGCCCCGGGTGGCCGACGTGCTCGCCCAGCGGGGCGGCGGACTGCCCAACCTCGTCCACATGCACCCCGAGGAGACGGTCGGCCAGGCCATCGAGGTGCTGCGCGAGTACGGCGTCTCGCAGATGCCGGTGGTCAAGCCGGGCGCCGGGCACCCCGACGTGATGGCGGCGGAGGTGATCGGCTCGGTGGTGGAGCGCGACCTGCTGGACGCGCTCTTCAGCGGCCGCGCCACCCTGGAGGACCCGCTGGAGCGGCACCTGTGCCCGCCGCTGCCGCAGGTCGGCTCCGGCGAGCGGATCGGCGACCTGATGGCGGTGCTGGAGGGCGCCGACGCGGCGGTGGTCCTGGTCGAGGGCAAGCCGACGAACGTGGTCAGCCGCCAGGACCTGCTGGGCTTCCTCGCCGGCGGCTCCTGA
- a CDS encoding LPXTG cell wall anchor domain-containing protein, with protein sequence MGDRTVNISHRRAGGAALAAALTAVTATAAALAGPARADDGPVLHLSGAASVGLSLPPDDGGRLDWDLDTQGGTVHDLHVTVDLTGVAGFAASPDGNCSADLCAWDRGEADADGADGVLDLRAAPDAAPGSTGTAVVTATAADATISGYTVQVTVGGAESGGSVGLVVGGSPATVAGAVPGSTISAPLTIADNGSLASTATDWTFAVSPGLSFAQKFANCDYSTGTGPADDSAGRTVELATCHFTTPVAPGRRYALSTPLKLKVGRSALFEFLSYQAVSTSSDTPAPTTGASGTRLGLVADGSAPAGGRTHAEWVVNAANTADLAVTGATVTAAPGGTAALTATVTNHGPASVAPLTRDDRLSLLVDIPKGTTATTVPAGCGRWAGGGSGGEPVPGASQYLCALDQPFDSGHSEKVSFTVTVDADAPATTTGDVRPLLADGGLPAYDTDASDSTGRFTVDVSAPAATAVGTTARTGGSSAAGRTPAAPSSAAPTPPDGSGGGSSSGGPGSLASTGGKGSALLAWLGAAALAFGGAAFALSRVRRGRTAGA encoded by the coding sequence ATGGGGGACCGCACTGTGAACATCAGCCACCGGCGCGCCGGAGGCGCCGCGCTGGCGGCCGCCCTGACCGCCGTGACCGCCACGGCCGCGGCGCTGGCCGGCCCGGCCCGTGCCGACGACGGCCCGGTGCTCCACCTTTCCGGCGCCGCCTCCGTCGGGCTGAGCCTGCCGCCGGACGACGGCGGCCGGCTCGACTGGGACCTGGACACCCAGGGCGGCACCGTCCACGACCTGCACGTCACCGTGGACCTCACGGGCGTCGCCGGCTTCGCCGCCTCGCCGGACGGCAACTGCTCGGCGGACCTGTGCGCCTGGGACCGGGGCGAGGCCGACGCGGACGGCGCCGACGGAGTGCTGGACCTGCGGGCGGCGCCGGACGCGGCGCCCGGCAGCACCGGCACGGCCGTGGTCACCGCGACCGCCGCCGACGCGACGATCAGCGGCTACACCGTCCAGGTCACCGTCGGCGGTGCCGAAAGCGGCGGCAGCGTCGGCCTGGTGGTGGGCGGCAGCCCCGCCACCGTGGCCGGCGCCGTCCCCGGCAGTACGATCAGCGCGCCGCTGACCATCGCCGACAACGGCTCGCTGGCCTCCACCGCGACGGACTGGACGTTCGCGGTCTCGCCGGGCCTGTCCTTCGCCCAGAAGTTCGCCAACTGCGACTACAGCACCGGCACCGGCCCGGCCGACGACAGCGCGGGCCGGACGGTCGAGCTGGCCACCTGCCACTTCACCACGCCGGTGGCGCCGGGGAGGAGGTACGCGCTGTCCACCCCGTTGAAGCTGAAGGTCGGGAGGTCGGCGCTCTTCGAGTTCCTCAGCTACCAGGCGGTGTCCACCTCCTCGGACACGCCGGCTCCGACCACCGGGGCGTCCGGGACACGGCTCGGGCTGGTCGCCGACGGCAGCGCGCCCGCCGGCGGCCGGACGCACGCCGAGTGGGTGGTGAACGCCGCCAACACCGCCGACCTCGCGGTCACCGGCGCCACCGTGACGGCCGCTCCCGGCGGCACGGCCGCCCTCACCGCCACGGTCACGAACCACGGCCCGGCCTCGGTCGCCCCCCTGACCCGCGACGACCGGCTCAGCCTGCTCGTCGACATCCCGAAGGGCACCACGGCCACCACCGTGCCCGCCGGCTGCGGGCGGTGGGCCGGCGGCGGCAGCGGCGGCGAGCCGGTGCCGGGCGCGTCGCAGTACCTCTGCGCCCTGGACCAGCCCTTCGACTCCGGCCACAGCGAGAAGGTGTCGTTCACCGTCACGGTGGACGCCGACGCCCCCGCCACGACGACCGGCGACGTCCGGCCGCTGCTCGCCGACGGCGGCCTGCCCGCGTACGACACCGACGCCTCCGACAGCACCGGCCGGTTCACGGTGGACGTCTCCGCCCCCGCCGCGACCGCCGTCGGCACGACGGCCCGCACCGGCGGGTCCTCGGCCGCCGGCCGCACCCCGGCCGCGCCCTCGTCGGCGGCGCCCACCCCGCCGGACGGCTCCGGCGGCGGTTCGTCCTCCGGCGGGCCGGGCTCCCTCGCCTCGACCGGCGGCAAGGGCAGCGCCCTGCTGGCCTGGCTCGGCGCCGCGGCGCTGGCCTTCGGCGGGGCCGCCTTCGCGCTCTCCCGGGTCCGCCGGGGCCGTACCGCCGGCGCCTGA
- a CDS encoding MMPL family transporter, giving the protein MFHRIGRVVVRHPVWTIVAWVVAAVAIAATAPSLPSNSDESSFLPKSYQSIKAMDLQEKAFPQAFSPAAIVLYQREDGGKLTAADKTDIQQITSKLGAKKIDQVQRVIPGTPSKDGKYTDALVQMDKNSAGQPKQADAAKTLRADAKDLAKGTDLKVLLGGQAAQGLDQQDASGNSSKVAFLGSVLIIIITLLLIFRSPIIAFLPLIVLTAVVYLTANGLIADATKVFDLKANSSLSSLLVVVVLGVGTDYFLFLMFRYRERLRAGDEPKQAMVNAVAKVGEAIASAAGVVIASFLALSLSTLGFLTQLGPALAILVAVTLLAGLTLFPAICSLIPPKALFWPGKKWQQEPANARFAAIGRAVGRRPGIAALVSGVVLLALTAGALGFKANFDLASTSIPKTAESMVVQDSMVKAYSAGAADPTSVYLVRSDGKSLDGVDFNAFKDKLAGAPGVATAAFDPTTGLSKDHTTALFNLTLKYSGASDKAISAVGDLRTLAKADAPSGTEAVVGGTSAIYRDINAAVNHDYRTVFPVAAILILLILCLLLRSLVAPWFLIISVALGFGATLGTTVLLFGRGDGLMFMLPIIMYLFVVAIGTDYNILMVARLREEAQEGREPREAAAEALKHAGPTIASAGFILAATFATLTLGGNSFLTQMGFAIAFGIVVAAFVMAMFFTPALTALIGHAAWWPGHADRAKTPGAVASAGPEAEGLPELDETGRR; this is encoded by the coding sequence ATGTTCCACCGCATCGGACGCGTCGTCGTCCGCCATCCCGTCTGGACGATCGTCGCGTGGGTGGTCGCCGCCGTCGCGATCGCCGCCACGGCGCCGAGCCTGCCGTCGAACTCCGACGAGAGCAGCTTCCTGCCCAAGAGCTACCAGTCCATCAAGGCGATGGACCTCCAGGAGAAGGCGTTCCCGCAGGCGTTCAGCCCGGCCGCGATCGTGCTCTACCAGCGCGAGGACGGCGGCAAGCTGACCGCCGCTGACAAGACCGACATCCAGCAGATCACCTCGAAGCTGGGCGCCAAGAAGATCGACCAGGTCCAGCGGGTGATCCCCGGTACCCCGTCGAAGGACGGCAAGTACACCGACGCCCTGGTCCAGATGGACAAGAACTCGGCCGGCCAGCCCAAGCAGGCCGACGCGGCGAAGACGCTGCGCGCCGACGCCAAGGACCTCGCCAAGGGCACCGACCTGAAGGTGCTGCTGGGTGGTCAGGCCGCCCAGGGCCTGGACCAGCAGGACGCCAGCGGCAACTCGTCGAAGGTCGCCTTCCTCGGCTCCGTGCTGATCATCATCATCACGCTGCTGCTGATCTTCCGTTCGCCGATCATCGCGTTCCTGCCGCTGATCGTGCTGACCGCCGTGGTCTACCTGACCGCCAACGGACTGATCGCCGACGCCACCAAGGTGTTCGACCTCAAGGCCAACAGCTCGCTGTCCTCGCTGCTGGTCGTGGTGGTCCTCGGCGTGGGCACCGACTACTTCCTGTTCCTGATGTTCCGGTACCGGGAACGGCTGCGGGCGGGTGACGAACCCAAGCAGGCCATGGTCAACGCGGTCGCGAAGGTCGGTGAGGCCATCGCCTCGGCGGCCGGCGTGGTCATCGCCTCGTTCCTCGCGCTCTCGCTGTCCACGCTCGGCTTCCTCACCCAGCTCGGCCCGGCCCTGGCCATCCTGGTCGCGGTCACCCTGCTGGCCGGTCTGACCCTCTTCCCGGCGATCTGCTCGCTCATCCCGCCGAAGGCGCTGTTCTGGCCCGGCAAGAAGTGGCAGCAGGAGCCGGCCAACGCGCGCTTCGCCGCCATCGGCCGCGCCGTCGGCCGCCGTCCGGGCATCGCCGCCCTGGTCTCCGGCGTGGTGCTTCTGGCGCTGACCGCGGGCGCCCTGGGCTTCAAGGCCAACTTCGACCTGGCCTCCACCTCCATCCCCAAGACCGCCGAGTCCATGGTCGTCCAGGACAGCATGGTCAAGGCGTACTCGGCCGGCGCCGCCGACCCGACGTCCGTCTACCTCGTCCGCTCCGACGGCAAGTCGCTGGACGGTGTGGACTTCAACGCCTTCAAGGACAAGCTGGCCGGCGCGCCGGGCGTGGCCACCGCGGCCTTCGACCCGACGACCGGGCTGAGCAAGGACCACACCACCGCCCTGTTCAACCTGACGCTCAAGTACAGCGGCGCCAGCGACAAGGCGATCTCGGCCGTCGGCGACCTGCGGACCCTGGCCAAGGCCGACGCCCCGTCCGGCACCGAGGCGGTGGTCGGCGGCACCTCCGCGATCTACCGGGACATCAACGCGGCCGTCAACCACGACTACCGCACGGTCTTCCCGGTGGCCGCGATCCTGATCCTGCTGATCCTGTGCCTGCTGCTGCGCAGCCTCGTCGCGCCGTGGTTCCTGATCATCTCCGTGGCCCTCGGCTTCGGCGCCACGCTGGGCACGACGGTGCTGCTCTTCGGCCGCGGCGACGGCCTGATGTTCATGCTGCCGATCATCATGTATTTGTTCGTGGTGGCGATCGGCACGGACTACAACATCCTGATGGTCGCCCGGCTCCGGGAGGAGGCGCAGGAGGGCCGCGAGCCGCGTGAGGCGGCCGCGGAGGCGCTCAAGCACGCCGGTCCGACGATCGCCTCGGCCGGCTTCATCCTGGCCGCGACCTTCGCCACGCTGACGCTCGGCGGCAACTCCTTCCTGACCCAGATGGGCTTCGCCATCGCCTTCGGCATCGTGGTCGCCGCGTTCGTCATGGCGATGTTCTTCACGCCCGCTCTGACCGCGCTGATCGGCCACGCGGCCTGGTGGCCCGGCCACGCGGACCGTGCGAAGACGCCGGGCGCCGTCGCTTCCGCCGGCCCCGAGGCGGAGGGCCTGCCGGAGCTGGACGAGACCGGGCGGCGCTGA
- a CDS encoding allantoate amidohydrolase translates to MWRDLAPVGRHAASGGYRRFAWTGADADCRAWFRAQALARGLRYEVDRNGNQWAWLGGPHPGAAAGPGERAVATGSHLDSVPDGGAFDGPLGVVSAFAALDELHGRGAVPRRPIAVAAFADEEGARFGLACVGSRLTAGQLDPEHARALRDADGTTLAQAMERAGHDPEAIGPDPERLAGLAAFVELHIEQGRALEPAGSPLGAASAIWPHGRWRFDFRGRADHAGTTALADRHDPMLTYATTVLAARKKARLAGALATFGKVAVEPGGVNAIAALVRGWLDSRAPDEETLAGLVAAVEHAARERAARDGTTVEVVRESATPRVDFAAELRDRVAALAGGGTPVPVLPTGAGHDAGILAAAVPTAMLFVRNPTGVSHSPAEHAAEEDCAAGVSALADVLEGLACR, encoded by the coding sequence ATGTGGCGCGACCTCGCCCCGGTGGGGCGCCACGCCGCGTCCGGCGGCTACCGGCGCTTCGCCTGGACGGGTGCCGACGCCGACTGCCGCGCCTGGTTCCGCGCGCAGGCGCTGGCCCGGGGCCTGCGGTACGAGGTGGACCGCAACGGCAACCAGTGGGCGTGGCTGGGCGGCCCCCACCCCGGCGCCGCCGCCGGACCGGGGGAGCGGGCCGTGGCGACCGGTTCGCACCTGGACTCCGTCCCGGACGGCGGCGCCTTCGACGGCCCGCTCGGCGTCGTCTCCGCCTTCGCCGCCCTGGACGAGCTGCACGGCCGCGGCGCCGTGCCCCGCCGTCCGATCGCCGTGGCCGCCTTCGCCGACGAGGAGGGCGCCCGCTTCGGCCTGGCCTGCGTCGGCTCCCGCCTCACCGCCGGGCAGCTCGACCCGGAGCACGCCCGCGCCCTGCGCGACGCCGACGGGACCACCCTCGCCCAGGCCATGGAGCGGGCCGGCCACGACCCGGAAGCCATCGGCCCGGACCCGGAACGCCTCGCCGGCCTGGCGGCGTTCGTGGAACTGCACATCGAGCAGGGCCGGGCCCTGGAGCCGGCGGGCAGCCCACTGGGCGCCGCCTCCGCGATCTGGCCGCACGGCCGTTGGCGCTTCGACTTCCGCGGCCGGGCCGACCACGCCGGCACCACCGCCCTGGCCGACCGGCACGACCCGATGCTCACCTACGCCACCACCGTGCTGGCCGCCCGGAAGAAGGCCCGGCTGGCCGGCGCGCTGGCCACCTTCGGGAAGGTCGCGGTGGAGCCCGGCGGCGTCAACGCCATCGCCGCCCTGGTGCGCGGCTGGCTCGACTCCCGCGCCCCCGACGAGGAGACCCTCGCCGGACTCGTCGCCGCCGTCGAGCACGCCGCCCGGGAGCGCGCCGCCCGCGACGGCACCACCGTGGAGGTCGTCCGCGAGTCCGCCACCCCCCGGGTGGACTTCGCGGCGGAGCTGCGCGACCGGGTGGCCGCCCTGGCCGGCGGCGGCACCCCGGTCCCCGTGCTGCCCACGGGAGCGGGACACGACGCCGGAATCCTCGCGGCGGCCGTGCCGACCGCCATGCTGTTCGTGCGCAACCCCACCGGGGTCTCGCACTCCCCGGCGGAGCACGCCGCCGAGGAGGACTGCGCCGCGGGGGTCAGCGCGCTCGCCGACGTTCTGGAGGGTCTCGCGTGCCGGTGA
- a CDS encoding type III PLP-dependent enzyme domain-containing protein yields the protein MTAMVHDLGIRRGHALRAAVERGLAGTADPVVGLLDVAGVEHSVAELRAAFSTPGVEVTHTFAVKAASLVPVLALLAECGMGAEVASPGELALARAAGVPADRIVLDSPAKTVEELREALELGIAVNADNPEELARIDALREESARAGRPSASPVGLRVNPQVGSGSIGAMSTATATSKFGVALRDPGALEWVLAAYADRPWLNRLHTHTGSQGVPLELMAAGVLAAYELAERINEAAGRQQVETLDIGGGLPVNFGSDEVTPSFSDYADVLRAEVPGLFDGRYALVTEFGRSVLAKNGTVLARVEYAKSSGGRPIAVTHAGAQVATRTVFVPDAWPIRVLALDAKGSEKTGEPVVQDVAGPCCFAGDLVARGRELPLLESGDHVALLDTGAYYFSNHFAYNSLPRPAVYGYTVRPDGGVDFAPVREAQTQAEVVAESGGGLPPLRRAGA from the coding sequence ATGACCGCCATGGTGCACGATCTGGGTATACGTCGGGGGCACGCGCTGCGGGCCGCGGTTGAGCGGGGACTGGCCGGTACGGCCGACCCGGTGGTGGGGCTGCTGGACGTCGCGGGCGTCGAGCACTCGGTGGCGGAGCTGCGGGCCGCCTTCTCGACCCCGGGGGTCGAGGTCACGCACACGTTCGCGGTGAAGGCCGCGTCGCTGGTGCCGGTGCTGGCGCTGCTCGCCGAGTGCGGGATGGGCGCGGAGGTGGCGAGCCCGGGTGAGCTGGCGCTGGCCCGGGCCGCGGGCGTGCCGGCCGACCGGATCGTGCTGGACTCCCCCGCCAAGACCGTCGAGGAGCTGCGCGAGGCCCTGGAGCTGGGCATCGCGGTCAACGCCGACAACCCGGAGGAGCTGGCCCGGATCGACGCCCTGCGGGAGGAGTCGGCGCGGGCCGGCCGGCCGTCCGCCTCGCCGGTCGGGCTGCGGGTCAACCCGCAGGTCGGCAGCGGCAGCATCGGCGCGATGAGCACCGCCACCGCGACGTCCAAGTTCGGTGTGGCACTGCGCGACCCGGGGGCGCTGGAGTGGGTGCTGGCCGCCTACGCCGACCGGCCCTGGCTGAACCGGCTGCACACGCACACCGGTTCGCAGGGGGTGCCGCTGGAGCTGATGGCCGCGGGGGTGCTGGCCGCCTACGAGCTGGCCGAGCGGATCAACGAGGCGGCCGGCCGGCAGCAGGTCGAGACCCTCGACATCGGCGGCGGCCTGCCGGTCAACTTCGGCTCCGACGAGGTCACCCCCTCCTTCTCCGACTACGCGGACGTGCTGCGGGCCGAGGTGCCGGGGCTCTTCGACGGCCGGTACGCGCTGGTGACCGAGTTCGGCCGCTCTGTGCTGGCCAAGAACGGCACGGTGCTGGCCCGGGTGGAGTACGCCAAGTCCTCGGGCGGCCGGCCGATCGCGGTCACCCACGCCGGCGCCCAGGTCGCCACCCGCACGGTGTTCGTCCCCGACGCGTGGCCGATCCGGGTGCTGGCACTGGACGCGAAGGGCTCGGAGAAGACCGGCGAGCCGGTCGTCCAGGACGTCGCCGGGCCGTGCTGCTTCGCCGGCGACCTGGTGGCCAGGGGCCGCGAGCTGCCGCTGCTGGAGTCCGGCGACCACGTGGCGCTGCTGGACACCGGGGCGTACTACTTCTCCAACCACTTCGCCTACAACTCGCTGCCCCGGCCGGCCGTGTACGGCTACACCGTGCGTCCGGACGGCGGCGTGGACTTCGCGCCGGTGCGCGAGGCGCAGACGCAGGCGGAGGTCGTGGCGGAGAGCGGCGGCGGCCTGCCGCCGCTGCGCCGCGCGGGCGCGTAG
- a CDS encoding AMP-binding protein, translating to MTAPPLLTALHGDADRPDALRVDGRACGYEELLGAAGAVARRASGLRAFAVEATPSLETVAAVVGGLLAGVPVVPVAPDAGPAEREHLLRDSGAELLPVDFAERADFAGQPADGPALILYTSGTTGAPKGVVLSRAAVAADLDALAGAWQWTAEDTLVHGLPLFHVHGLVLGVLGALRTGSALVHTGRPTPAAYAAAGGTLYFGVPTVWHRVVRDEAAARALAPARLLVSGSAPLPAPVFEGLRALSGHEPVERYGMTESLITVSARADGPRRPGAVGTPLPGITTRIADPVDGVGELQLTGPTLFDGYLGRPAATAEAFTGDGWFRTGDIAAIDPDGTHRIVGRASTDLIKSGGYRIGAGEVENALLAHPAVREAAVVGAPHPDLGQQVVAYVVADGVAEGELTEFVATRLSAHKRPRAVRFLSELPRNAMGKPQKRLLPPL from the coding sequence ATGACCGCACCGCCGCTGCTCACCGCGCTCCACGGGGACGCCGACCGCCCGGACGCGCTGCGGGTGGACGGCCGCGCGTGCGGCTACGAGGAACTGCTGGGCGCGGCCGGGGCGGTGGCCCGGCGGGCGTCCGGGCTCCGGGCGTTCGCGGTGGAGGCCACGCCCTCGCTGGAGACGGTGGCGGCGGTGGTCGGCGGGCTGCTCGCGGGGGTGCCCGTGGTGCCCGTCGCGCCGGACGCCGGGCCGGCCGAGCGCGAGCACCTGCTGCGCGACTCCGGCGCCGAACTCCTGCCGGTGGACTTCGCCGAACGCGCCGACTTCGCCGGGCAGCCCGCCGACGGACCCGCGCTGATCCTCTACACCTCGGGCACCACCGGGGCGCCCAAGGGCGTGGTCCTCTCGCGCGCGGCCGTCGCCGCCGACCTCGACGCGCTCGCGGGGGCGTGGCAGTGGACCGCGGAGGACACCCTGGTGCACGGCCTGCCGCTGTTCCACGTGCACGGCCTGGTGCTCGGCGTGCTGGGCGCGCTGCGGACGGGCAGCGCGCTGGTGCACACCGGGCGGCCCACCCCGGCGGCCTACGCGGCGGCCGGCGGCACCCTCTACTTCGGCGTGCCGACCGTGTGGCACCGGGTGGTGCGCGACGAGGCCGCGGCCCGGGCGCTCGCCCCGGCCCGGCTGCTGGTCTCGGGCTCCGCGCCGCTGCCCGCGCCGGTCTTCGAGGGCCTGCGCGCGCTGTCCGGGCACGAGCCGGTGGAGCGGTACGGGATGACGGAGTCGCTGATCACCGTCAGCGCCCGCGCGGACGGCCCCCGCCGGCCGGGCGCGGTCGGCACCCCGCTGCCGGGGATCACCACGCGGATCGCCGACCCGGTCGACGGCGTCGGCGAACTCCAGCTGACCGGCCCCACGCTCTTCGACGGCTACCTCGGCCGCCCGGCGGCCACCGCCGAGGCGTTCACCGGCGACGGCTGGTTCCGCACCGGGGACATCGCCGCCATCGACCCCGACGGCACCCACCGGATCGTCGGCCGCGCCTCCACCGACCTCATCAAGTCCGGCGGCTACCGGATCGGCGCCGGCGAGGTGGAGAACGCCCTGCTCGCCCACCCGGCGGTGCGCGAGGCCGCGGTGGTGGGGGCGCCGCATCCCGACCTCGGCCAGCAGGTGGTGGCCTACGTGGTCGCCGACGGGGTGGCCGAGGGCGAGCTCACCGAGTTCGTGGCGACCCGGCTGTCGGCGCACAAGCGCCCCCGGGCGGTGCGGTTCCTGTCCGAGCTGCCGCGCAACGCGATGGGGAAGCCGCAGAAGCGGCTGCTGCCCCCGCTGTGA